A genomic region of Micromonospora sp. NBC_01796 contains the following coding sequences:
- a CDS encoding ATP-binding cassette domain-containing protein produces MITLTGLTKRFGDSTAVDHLTLDIAPGRVTGFLGPNGAGKSTTMRMILGLDRPTAGTALVDGRPYASLRHPLRHVGALLDAKAVHPGRTARAHLLAMAHSNGIPARRVDEVLATVGLTGVAGKRAGTFSLGMGQRLGIAGALLGDPGVLMFDEPVNGLDPDGVRWIRQLMRSLAAEGRTVFVSSHLMSEMQLTADQLVVIGRGRLIVDAPIAEVIAGSSRTVVRVRSPQPAGLAALRDRLTAPTVTVEPGDAGELLISGADVALVGDLAHELGVRLHELSTREASLEQAYLELTADSLEYTGPASGPDRQERA; encoded by the coding sequence ATGATCACTTTGACCGGGCTGACGAAACGCTTCGGCGACTCGACAGCCGTCGACCACCTGACCCTGGACATCGCGCCGGGACGGGTCACCGGCTTTCTCGGCCCGAACGGCGCCGGCAAGTCCACCACCATGCGGATGATCCTCGGCCTGGACCGGCCCACCGCCGGGACCGCGCTGGTCGACGGTCGGCCGTACGCGAGCCTGCGACACCCGCTGCGGCACGTCGGGGCGCTGCTCGACGCCAAGGCCGTCCATCCGGGCCGGACCGCACGCGCACACCTGCTCGCGATGGCCCACAGCAACGGCATCCCGGCCCGCCGGGTCGACGAGGTCCTGGCCACGGTCGGCCTGACCGGCGTCGCCGGCAAGCGGGCCGGCACCTTCTCCCTCGGCATGGGTCAGCGCCTCGGCATCGCCGGCGCCCTGCTCGGCGATCCGGGGGTGCTGATGTTCGACGAGCCCGTCAACGGGCTCGACCCGGACGGGGTGCGCTGGATCCGCCAGCTCATGCGCTCCCTCGCCGCCGAGGGACGTACGGTCTTCGTCTCCAGCCACCTGATGAGCGAAATGCAGCTCACCGCGGACCAGCTCGTGGTGATCGGGAGGGGCCGGCTGATCGTCGACGCCCCGATCGCCGAGGTCATCGCGGGCAGCTCACGCACGGTGGTCCGGGTCCGCAGCCCACAACCGGCCGGACTCGCCGCGCTGCGCGACCGGCTGACCGCACCGACGGTCACCGTCGAGCCGGGCGACGCCGGGGAGCTGCTGATCTCCGGGGCCGATGTCGCGCTGGTCGGCGACCTGGCCCACGAACTCGGCGTACGTCTGCACGAGCTGAGCACCCGGGAGGCGTCCCTGGAACAGGCGTACCTGGAGCTGACCGCGGACAGCCTCGAATACACCGGCCCCGCCAGTGGGCCCGACCGGCAGGAGCGCGCATGA
- a CDS encoding class I SAM-dependent methyltransferase has translation MSETSAAFVRLHARLTPVAFVPEVLLHQADEPIGLWQLTEGEFRSEQPPPFWAFAWAGGQALARYLLDHPDEVAGRRVLDFASGSGLVAIAAARAGARHVRAVEIDERAGAAIELNARANDVPVDITVADILDDDWAGDADLVLAGDVFYSQAMANRVLRFLLRAARGGARVLVGDPDRAFLPRGRFGKLAAYDVPVPPALESVRVKPTTVWELDPGRPGAAG, from the coding sequence GTGTCCGAAACCTCGGCGGCGTTCGTCCGCCTGCACGCCCGGCTGACCCCGGTCGCCTTCGTCCCGGAGGTCCTGCTGCACCAGGCCGACGAACCGATCGGTCTGTGGCAGCTCACCGAGGGTGAGTTCCGCAGCGAACAACCGCCACCGTTCTGGGCCTTCGCCTGGGCCGGCGGCCAGGCCCTCGCCCGCTACCTGCTCGACCATCCGGACGAGGTGGCCGGTCGCCGGGTGCTCGACTTCGCCTCCGGCTCCGGTCTGGTCGCCATCGCCGCCGCCCGCGCCGGCGCCCGGCACGTACGCGCGGTCGAGATCGACGAGCGGGCCGGCGCCGCGATCGAGCTGAACGCGCGGGCCAACGACGTACCGGTGGACATCACCGTCGCCGACATCCTCGACGACGACTGGGCCGGTGACGCCGACCTCGTGCTCGCCGGGGACGTCTTCTACAGCCAGGCGATGGCCAACCGGGTGCTGCGCTTCCTGCTCCGCGCCGCCCGTGGCGGGGCGCGGGTGCTGGTCGGTGACCCGGACCGGGCGTTCCTGCCCCGCGGCCGGTTCGGCAAACTGGCCGCGTACGACGTGCCGGTCCCGCCCGCGCTGGAGAGCGTACGGGTGAAGCCCACCACGGTCTGGGAGCTTGACCCCGGTCGGCCGGGTGCCGCTGGGTAG
- a CDS encoding response regulator transcription factor: MIPVLLADDEAMIRAGVRAILATDPEIEVVAEAADGRAAVELVRAHRPRVALLDIRMPRMDGLAAGAEIRRLVPETEVVMLTTFGEDDYIARAIGDGASGFLVKSGDPRELIAGVRAVSDGAAYLSPAVARRVLNLGGERMSRGPAARELTSALTEREREVLALVGAGLSNAEIARRLYLVEGTVKGYLSTIFTRLNVRNRVQAAIIAHEANLPTPPPPLPLPPPPPPPRPVDHEVSDAAGAISCR; the protein is encoded by the coding sequence ATGATCCCGGTCCTGCTGGCCGACGACGAGGCGATGATCCGCGCCGGGGTACGGGCGATCCTGGCCACCGACCCGGAGATAGAGGTGGTCGCCGAGGCGGCCGACGGTCGGGCCGCGGTTGAACTGGTCCGCGCCCACCGGCCTCGGGTGGCGCTGCTCGACATCCGGATGCCCCGAATGGACGGGCTCGCCGCCGGGGCGGAGATCCGCCGGTTGGTGCCGGAGACCGAGGTGGTCATGCTGACCACGTTCGGCGAGGACGACTACATCGCTCGCGCGATCGGTGACGGGGCCAGTGGGTTCCTGGTCAAGTCCGGCGACCCGAGGGAACTGATCGCCGGCGTACGGGCGGTCTCCGACGGTGCCGCGTACCTGTCGCCGGCGGTGGCGCGGCGGGTGCTGAACCTCGGCGGGGAGCGGATGTCGCGCGGCCCGGCGGCCCGGGAGCTGACCTCGGCACTCACCGAACGGGAACGCGAGGTGCTGGCGCTGGTCGGAGCCGGCCTCTCCAACGCCGAGATCGCCCGCCGCCTCTACCTGGTAGAAGGAACCGTAAAGGGCTACCTGAGCACCATCTTCACCCGCCTAAACGTCCGAAACCGCGTCCAAGCCGCCATAATCGCCCACGAAGCCAACCTCCCCACCCCACCCCCACCCCTGCCCCTGCCCCCACCCCCGCCCCCGCCCCGCCCCGTTGATCATGAAGTTAGCGACGCCGCCGGAGCGATTTCGTGTCGCTAA
- a CDS encoding acyltransferase family protein: MTQLASRTGREATGRPERRGDIEGLRGLAVVLVLLCHAGPWVVPGGFVGVDVFFVISGFLVTGLLADELDRTGKIELVEHYGRRVRRLLPAALVVLFATLPLAYLLLPRFRWAETGWDVVASGLWVMNWRAAGAGGDQVGADAFASPTQHFWALAVGAQFHLIWPVLLLGLGLWAARRGGSTRRWLLIGAGVVALPSFVWSVVYSNGATAAAFFVTTTRAWELALGAGLALLTRAPVRLTGPVASVLGWGGLAAIALAALLLGEATPYPGVAALLPTLGAAAVIAAGGTGPGRLLSLRPVRAVGAVALPLYLWHWPLLVLANARFGDLHPVGALAVLLAAAALAVLTHRYVERPLRTPGFSAPWQAGQALRIGLLGTTTAVVAGLLFQLTVWPPPPPNPATGLAAPPASASPTPAPAPSAPQGAAVLGDEPRSNKAGEPVDRVEKIVPEPAKAGDDRPEGYDDKCLTPAQESKVRSCVYGDQESAFTVVLAGDSHAAQWLPALEPIARANKWKLVTYTKESCPLLGAAVARAKRAYPSCTEWNRSVRTRLTGDDQPQLLVTSSAAHTLFADGYALTGEYGRTELIGSFRETWSELADADLPTIVLRGTPQPGRDVPECVTGHRQRLTECTAKRETALAGIGPVQEKAASGLDGVHLINLNDAICPAARCAPVIGGILVYRDNEHLTASYAASLSPRLRAELDRVLA; encoded by the coding sequence ATGACTCAGCTGGCGAGCCGGACCGGGCGCGAGGCCACCGGTCGGCCCGAGCGCCGAGGTGACATCGAGGGGCTGCGCGGGCTGGCAGTCGTACTGGTGCTGCTCTGTCATGCCGGGCCGTGGGTCGTACCCGGTGGATTTGTCGGGGTGGACGTCTTCTTCGTGATCTCCGGCTTCCTGGTCACCGGCCTGCTCGCCGACGAGTTGGACCGGACCGGGAAGATCGAGCTGGTCGAGCACTACGGCCGGCGGGTACGCCGACTGCTGCCCGCCGCACTGGTCGTCCTGTTCGCCACCCTGCCGCTGGCCTACCTGCTGCTCCCACGCTTCCGGTGGGCGGAAACCGGCTGGGACGTGGTCGCCAGCGGCCTGTGGGTGATGAACTGGCGGGCCGCCGGTGCCGGTGGTGACCAGGTCGGCGCCGACGCCTTCGCCAGCCCGACCCAGCACTTCTGGGCCCTCGCCGTCGGCGCGCAGTTCCACCTGATCTGGCCGGTGCTGCTGCTCGGCCTCGGACTCTGGGCCGCCCGTCGGGGCGGATCGACGCGCCGGTGGCTGCTGATCGGCGCCGGGGTGGTCGCCCTCCCCTCGTTCGTCTGGTCGGTCGTGTACAGCAACGGCGCAACGGCGGCGGCCTTCTTCGTCACCACCACCCGGGCCTGGGAACTGGCCCTCGGCGCCGGCCTGGCCCTGCTGACCAGGGCACCGGTCCGGCTCACCGGGCCGGTGGCCTCGGTACTCGGCTGGGGCGGGTTGGCCGCCATCGCACTGGCGGCGCTGCTGCTGGGCGAGGCGACACCGTACCCCGGTGTGGCGGCGCTGCTGCCCACGCTCGGTGCGGCGGCGGTGATCGCCGCCGGTGGCACCGGGCCGGGGCGGCTGCTGTCGCTGCGACCGGTACGCGCGGTCGGTGCGGTCGCCCTTCCGCTCTATCTCTGGCACTGGCCGCTGCTGGTGCTGGCAAACGCCCGGTTCGGGGACCTGCACCCCGTCGGCGCCCTGGCGGTCCTGCTCGCCGCCGCCGCGCTGGCGGTGCTCACCCACCGGTACGTGGAACGTCCCCTGCGTACGCCCGGGTTCTCCGCACCGTGGCAGGCCGGGCAGGCGCTGCGGATCGGTCTGCTCGGCACCACCACGGCGGTGGTCGCGGGTCTGCTCTTCCAGCTCACCGTCTGGCCACCACCGCCGCCGAACCCGGCCACCGGACTGGCCGCGCCACCGGCGAGCGCCAGCCCGACGCCCGCCCCCGCGCCGTCCGCACCGCAGGGGGCGGCGGTGCTCGGGGACGAGCCGCGCAGCAACAAGGCCGGTGAGCCGGTGGACCGGGTCGAGAAGATCGTGCCGGAGCCGGCGAAGGCCGGTGACGACCGACCCGAGGGGTACGACGACAAGTGCCTGACCCCGGCGCAGGAGAGCAAGGTGCGCTCCTGCGTGTACGGCGACCAGGAGTCCGCCTTCACCGTGGTGCTCGCCGGTGACTCGCACGCCGCCCAGTGGTTGCCCGCGTTGGAGCCGATCGCGCGGGCGAACAAGTGGAAGCTGGTGACGTACACGAAGGAGTCCTGTCCGCTGCTGGGCGCTGCGGTGGCGCGGGCGAAGCGGGCGTACCCGAGTTGCACGGAGTGGAACCGGTCGGTACGGACCAGGCTGACCGGCGACGACCAGCCCCAACTGCTGGTCACCAGCAGTGCGGCGCACACCCTGTTCGCCGACGGTTACGCCCTGACCGGCGAGTACGGCCGGACCGAGCTGATCGGGAGCTTCCGGGAGACCTGGTCGGAGCTGGCCGACGCGGACCTGCCCACGATCGTGCTGCGCGGCACCCCGCAGCCGGGGCGGGACGTGCCCGAATGCGTGACCGGGCACCGGCAGCGGCTGACCGAGTGCACCGCGAAGCGGGAGACCGCGCTGGCCGGGATCGGCCCGGTGCAGGAGAAGGCGGCGTCCGGGCTGGACGGCGTACACCTGATCAACCTCAACGACGCGATCTGCCCGGCCGCCCGGTGTGCCCCGGTGATCGGCGGGATTTTGGTCTACCGGGACAACGAGCACCTGACCGCCAGCTACGCGGCCAGCCTCTCCCCCCGGCTGCGCGCCGAACTCGACCGCGTCCTGGCCTGA
- a CDS encoding M36 family metallopeptidase produces the protein MFGNRWRVMPAFATAVVIAATLPGATAASAAPDQAAPAAPAAATDSSVDEHNHEARDKDNRRGTASPSTTQRSRADRVDSSVRWNAFGTPHALGPVDAGLATGLAADPETAARQYLLAQRDLFGLDEAAVASMEKLLVRQIGTGAVVTLRQRFGDLPAGFDGLVSIAVDRGTVVHVSSSLTRDTSAPAPLTISADEAYAAALADAGLRADQVASHDLRKVAVPTPVDGNRAAWEVTLIGKESTEPTAFTTFVDGTDHSVLVREDLVDYDSDNPQWAVFPANPPSKTNPRHDDRVTWCFTWTWGCEKTVQDAASGQAWDVDLATGEPTLTTRGNSANNVVSWGAGTPVVPATPSPTRDYDYPFTDQWRQSKCNPEVFTSLQRNDIDAATANLFAMHNRMHDWAYKLGFDEAAWNLQAVNLTAEGLGGDAEQGRAQQGALTGNRNNANQSTPRDGLPPSTNMYLWQPIAGTSYPPCVDGDYDMTVIGHEYAHAITNRMIGGPDSGIGGHQGGAMGESWGDLLGTEYLVQNGWKPAGKSPYIVGGYVTGNLESGIRNYDLSRSPLNYSDVGYALSGPAVHADGEIWGATNHRIRSALVGRYGDGNALTQAACAEGKLAVDRCPGNRRWTQLVFDSFLLQAVSQVSMLDMRDNMLAADVLRFGGRNQDLIWNAFAESGMGRDAATVNAADTDPTPSFASPHARNATVTLRPKGDSASAPVRLYVGDYEARAVPIADTDPATALPDTFEIVPGKEFSFLAVAPGFGHSRFTEKFSSGEREKLDLDLDRNLASLTAGAVISGDGVNLDRIADDTETTNWASLDGVAGKRVTVDLPGDRAQTVRRVNVSAYLRPAIAGDVDTGSQNALSALRSFTVLACDERRADCTDDASFRKVYTSRSDAFPGGAFRPYTRELNLRSFEIPKTTATHLRLEVTASQCTGGPLYAGEQDNDPATATDCTANSPFRTQVRIAEFQAFER, from the coding sequence GTGTTCGGCAACAGATGGCGGGTCATGCCCGCGTTCGCCACGGCCGTCGTGATCGCGGCCACGCTTCCCGGTGCCACCGCCGCCAGCGCCGCCCCCGACCAGGCGGCACCGGCGGCCCCTGCCGCCGCGACGGACTCGTCCGTCGACGAGCACAACCACGAGGCCAGGGACAAGGACAACCGCCGGGGTACGGCGAGCCCGAGCACCACCCAGCGCTCGCGCGCCGACAGGGTCGACTCCTCCGTACGGTGGAACGCGTTCGGCACCCCGCACGCGCTCGGTCCGGTCGACGCCGGCCTGGCCACCGGTCTCGCCGCCGACCCGGAGACCGCCGCCCGGCAGTACCTGCTGGCGCAGCGGGACCTGTTCGGTCTGGACGAAGCGGCCGTGGCGAGCATGGAGAAGCTGCTCGTCCGGCAGATCGGCACCGGTGCCGTGGTCACCCTTCGGCAGCGCTTCGGTGACCTGCCCGCCGGATTCGACGGTCTGGTCAGCATCGCCGTCGACCGGGGCACCGTGGTCCACGTCAGCTCCTCGCTCACCCGCGACACCAGCGCCCCGGCACCGCTGACCATCTCGGCCGACGAGGCGTACGCCGCCGCGCTCGCCGACGCCGGCCTGCGCGCCGACCAGGTGGCCAGCCACGACCTGCGCAAGGTCGCCGTGCCGACCCCGGTCGACGGCAACCGGGCCGCCTGGGAGGTGACGCTGATCGGCAAGGAGAGCACCGAGCCGACCGCGTTCACCACCTTCGTGGACGGTACGGACCACAGCGTCCTGGTCCGGGAGGACCTGGTCGACTACGACTCGGACAACCCGCAGTGGGCGGTCTTCCCGGCCAACCCGCCGAGCAAGACCAACCCGCGCCACGACGACCGGGTCACCTGGTGCTTCACCTGGACCTGGGGCTGCGAGAAGACGGTCCAGGACGCGGCCAGCGGCCAGGCCTGGGACGTCGACCTGGCCACCGGTGAGCCGACGCTGACCACCCGGGGCAACTCGGCGAACAACGTCGTCTCCTGGGGTGCCGGCACCCCGGTCGTGCCGGCCACGCCGAGCCCGACCCGCGACTACGACTACCCGTTCACCGACCAGTGGCGGCAGTCCAAGTGCAACCCGGAGGTGTTCACCTCGTTGCAGCGCAACGACATCGACGCCGCCACCGCGAACCTGTTCGCGATGCACAACCGGATGCACGACTGGGCGTACAAGCTCGGCTTCGACGAGGCGGCCTGGAACCTGCAGGCGGTCAACCTCACCGCCGAGGGCCTCGGCGGCGACGCCGAGCAGGGTCGCGCCCAGCAGGGCGCGCTGACCGGCAACCGGAACAACGCCAACCAGTCGACCCCGCGTGACGGGCTGCCGCCGAGCACCAACATGTACCTGTGGCAGCCGATCGCCGGTACGTCGTACCCGCCCTGCGTGGACGGTGACTACGACATGACGGTGATCGGGCACGAGTACGCCCACGCGATCACCAACCGCATGATCGGTGGACCGGACTCCGGCATCGGCGGCCACCAGGGCGGCGCGATGGGCGAGTCCTGGGGTGACCTGCTCGGTACCGAGTACCTGGTCCAGAACGGCTGGAAGCCGGCCGGGAAGAGCCCGTACATCGTCGGTGGTTACGTCACCGGCAACCTGGAGAGCGGCATCCGCAACTACGACCTCAGCCGCAGCCCGCTGAACTACTCCGACGTCGGCTACGCGCTGTCCGGTCCGGCGGTGCACGCCGACGGTGAGATCTGGGGCGCCACCAACCACCGGATCCGCTCGGCCCTGGTCGGCCGGTACGGCGACGGCAACGCCCTGACCCAGGCGGCCTGCGCCGAGGGCAAGCTGGCGGTCGACAGGTGCCCGGGTAACCGCCGCTGGACGCAGCTCGTCTTCGACTCGTTCCTGCTCCAGGCGGTCAGCCAGGTCAGCATGCTCGACATGCGGGACAACATGCTCGCCGCCGACGTGCTCCGCTTCGGTGGCCGCAACCAGGACCTCATCTGGAACGCGTTCGCCGAGTCGGGCATGGGCCGGGACGCGGCCACGGTCAACGCCGCGGACACCGACCCGACGCCGAGCTTCGCCTCGCCGCACGCCCGCAACGCCACGGTCACGCTCCGCCCGAAGGGCGACAGCGCGTCCGCACCGGTCCGGCTCTACGTCGGCGACTACGAGGCCCGCGCGGTCCCGATCGCGGACACCGACCCGGCCACCGCCCTGCCGGACACCTTCGAGATCGTGCCGGGCAAGGAGTTCTCCTTCCTGGCCGTCGCCCCCGGCTTCGGGCACTCCCGGTTCACCGAGAAGTTCTCCTCCGGCGAGCGGGAGAAGCTGGACCTGGACCTAGACCGCAACCTCGCCTCGCTGACCGCCGGTGCGGTGATCAGTGGTGACGGGGTCAACCTGGACCGGATCGCCGACGACACCGAGACGACCAACTGGGCGTCGCTGGACGGGGTCGCCGGCAAGCGGGTCACGGTCGACCTGCCCGGTGACCGGGCGCAGACCGTACGGCGGGTGAACGTGAGCGCGTACCTCCGGCCGGCGATCGCCGGTGACGTGGACACGGGCAGTCAGAACGCCCTGTCGGCGTTGCGGTCGTTCACCGTGCTCGCCTGTGACGAGCGCAGGGCGGACTGCACCGACGACGCCAGCTTCCGGAAGGTCTACACCAGCCGGTCGGACGCGTTCCCCGGTGGGGCGTTCCGGCCGTACACCCGGGAGCTGAACCTGCGGTCGTTCGAGATCCCGAAGACGACCGCGACCCACCTGCGGCTGGAGGTGACCGCCAGCCAGTGCACCGGCGGTCCGCTCTACGCCGGTGAGCAGGACAACGATCCGGCCACCGCGACCGACTGCACCGCCAACAGCCCGTTCCGGACCCAGGTCCGGATCGCGGAGTTCCAGGCGTTCGAGCGGTAG
- a CDS encoding cytochrome P450 gives MLFRSWAAGTVDRPWPDVATVADHVDVDHLVVTRHALVRQVLADPQTYRPDNALDAMSPIPIAALRVLAGYGFRLPPTLANNSGHSHPAIRTIVADALHPKRVAEQQEWLTGVVRTRVARLSAELVAGQPVDLYADLAADLPLLVLARLVDLPDARIDVVKEFTRAALELFWAPVDAVRQQHLAAIVGRFHTVLREFATTGSGLAARLRDAGHPTDVVVGALFFLLVAGQETTSQFLTLLLHRLTGEPEVLRGLTDGTVEVADVVEEGLRLEPPIVTWRRVAARDTTLGGVDVPAGRSVVLWLARAGRDPAVVDEPEEFRPGQPGSRRHLAFGAGAHRCVGAQLTRMEAAVVVAETAPLLRDATVLREPWCPDNLSFRMPDALVIARPA, from the coding sequence GTGTTGTTCCGCAGCTGGGCGGCGGGGACGGTGGACCGGCCGTGGCCGGACGTCGCCACCGTCGCCGACCACGTCGACGTCGACCACCTGGTGGTGACCCGGCACGCCCTGGTCCGCCAGGTGCTCGCCGACCCGCAGACGTACCGGCCGGACAACGCGCTGGACGCGATGAGTCCGATACCGATCGCCGCCCTGCGGGTCCTGGCCGGGTACGGGTTCCGGCTGCCCCCGACGCTGGCGAACAACAGTGGACACAGCCACCCGGCGATCCGGACGATCGTCGCCGACGCCCTGCACCCGAAGCGGGTCGCCGAGCAGCAGGAATGGCTGACCGGCGTGGTCCGTACGCGGGTCGCCCGGCTCTCCGCCGAGCTGGTCGCCGGCCAACCGGTCGACCTGTACGCCGACCTCGCCGCCGACCTGCCGCTGCTGGTCCTGGCCCGGCTGGTCGACCTACCGGACGCCCGGATCGACGTCGTCAAGGAGTTCACCCGGGCGGCACTCGAACTGTTCTGGGCCCCGGTCGACGCCGTACGCCAACAGCACCTCGCCGCGATCGTCGGCCGCTTCCACACGGTCCTGCGGGAGTTCGCGACCACCGGATCCGGGCTCGCCGCCCGGTTGCGCGACGCCGGCCACCCCACGGACGTGGTGGTCGGCGCCCTGTTCTTCCTGCTGGTCGCCGGGCAGGAGACCACGTCGCAGTTCCTGACCCTGCTGCTGCACCGGCTCACCGGGGAGCCGGAGGTGCTGCGCGGGCTGACCGACGGCACGGTCGAGGTGGCCGACGTGGTGGAGGAGGGACTGCGACTGGAGCCCCCGATCGTCACCTGGCGTCGGGTCGCCGCCCGGGACACCACCCTCGGCGGGGTCGACGTACCGGCGGGGCGCAGCGTCGTACTCTGGCTCGCCCGTGCCGGCCGTGACCCGGCGGTGGTCGACGAGCCGGAGGAGTTCCGGCCCGGCCAGCCCGGCTCCCGCCGGCACCTCGCCTTCGGTGCCGGCGCGCACCGTTGCGTCGGCGCCCAGCTCACCCGGATGGAAGCCGCCGTCGTGGTCGCCGAAACCGCCCCGCTGCTGCGCGACGCCACCGTCCTGCGCGAGCCCTGGTGCCCCGACAACCTCTCCTTCCGCATGCCCGACGCCCTGGTCATCGCCCGTCCGGCCTAG
- a CDS encoding ABC transporter permease, with protein sequence MSTVPTRGLDRAASPSPSSASASGSGSAGGAPTGGGLGGAVASEWTKLWSVRSVWWALLAGVLLMAATAAQLAIYVQNSNTNEDPTDDRGVVALGRVAIDSVELTQFAVLAMAMLVITAEYGSGTIRATLQWTPLRWHVILAKTAVVAGVTFVLGVLLGALGTAVAAPILGDWGRYEPAETLGDVLGVGAYLSLISVFTLGVGAALRGAVATLTSVFLILTVVPATLGLTNVTFIQRIADAMPGTAGLHFLRGDTDPYPPLVGLLLLTTWAVLALLAAHTVLHHRDA encoded by the coding sequence ATGAGCACCGTACCGACCCGTGGACTCGACCGGGCCGCGTCCCCATCCCCATCCTCTGCTTCTGCTTCGGGGTCGGGGTCTGCTGGTGGGGCGCCGACCGGGGGCGGGCTGGGCGGCGCGGTGGCCAGTGAGTGGACCAAACTCTGGTCGGTCCGCTCGGTCTGGTGGGCCCTGCTCGCCGGTGTCCTGCTGATGGCGGCGACCGCCGCCCAACTGGCGATCTACGTCCAGAACAGCAACACCAACGAGGACCCGACCGACGACCGGGGCGTGGTCGCGCTCGGCCGGGTCGCGATCGACTCCGTCGAGCTGACCCAGTTCGCCGTGCTCGCGATGGCGATGCTGGTGATCACCGCCGAGTACGGTTCCGGCACCATCCGGGCCACCCTCCAGTGGACCCCGTTGCGGTGGCACGTCATCCTCGCCAAGACCGCCGTCGTCGCCGGGGTCACCTTCGTGCTGGGGGTGCTGCTCGGGGCACTCGGTACGGCGGTCGCCGCCCCGATCCTCGGTGACTGGGGCCGGTACGAGCCCGCCGAGACCCTCGGGGACGTGTTGGGGGTCGGGGCGTACCTGTCCCTGATCTCGGTGTTCACCCTCGGTGTGGGGGCGGCACTGCGGGGTGCGGTCGCCACCCTTACCTCGGTCTTCCTGATCCTCACCGTGGTACCGGCGACGCTCGGGCTCACCAACGTGACGTTCATCCAGCGGATCGCCGACGCCATGCCCGGCACCGCCGGCCTCCACTTCCTACGCGGCGACACCGACCCCTACCCCCCACTCGTCGGCCTACTCCTCCTCACCACCTGGGCGGTACTCGCCCTCCTGGCCGCCCACACAGTCCTCCACCACCGCGACGCCTAA